The following proteins are encoded in a genomic region of Salvelinus namaycush isolate Seneca chromosome 12, SaNama_1.0, whole genome shotgun sequence:
- the LOC120056790 gene encoding zona pellucida-like domain-containing protein 1 yields MWRALMYQLALIPLVQAQNDYCRTHRTFREPVNTDINVYCVNTDINVYCVNTDINVYCVNTDINVYCVNTDINVYCVNTDINVYCVNTDINVYCVNTDINVYCVNTDINVYCVNTDINVYCANTDINVYCGTNRMELHILLCPVYFGGYNESLMSLNAQYFKGECRGTPDWTVDPPILKYNFSITEEAVSACNNKIKITQEVGSGLFADFSSVQFVNISGMINSLDPSAGTITYRQEMIYKFSCRYPLQYLVNNTEMTVSGVSLAVKDSNGSFISTLSMTLYSDRFYTTQLKVPEGGLTLKTRIFVEVKATNLTGRFNVLLDRCYATTSPYPVNSTYYDLFVGCNRDGQTVMGVNGQQQEARFSFEAFRFVQHKNRTLSTFYLHCSTRLCERSVCTSLQQNCTDIISSRRKREVQDTSVTDTATVSSGPIRTQVDNVVEQLGGKHRSLQGVAIAAGIVGALCISMVAFIAYWIVVPRTIGATKE; encoded by the exons ATGTGGCGGGCCCTCATGTATCAGCTTGCTCTGATTCCTCTCGTCCAGGCTCAAAATGACTACTGCAGGACACACCGTACATTCAGGGAGCCAG TCAACACTGACATTAACGTCTACTGTG TCAACACTGACATTAACGTCTACTGTG TCAACACTGACATTAACGTCTACTGTG TCAACACTGACATTAACGTCTACTGTG TCAACACTGACATTAACGTCTACTGTG TCAACACTGACATTAACGTCTACTGTG TCAACACTGACATTAACGTCTACTGTG TCAACACTGACATTAACGTCTACTGTG TCAACACTGACATTAACGTCTACTGTG TCAACACTGACATTAACGTCTACTGTG CCAACACTGACATTAACGTTTACTGTGGCACGAATCGCATGGAGCTCCATATCTTGCTATGTCCCGTCTACTTCGGTGGATACAATGAATCACTGATGTCCCTCAACGCTCAGTACTTCAAGGGAGAGTGCCGGGGGACACCCGATTGGACTGTCGACCCGCCTATTCTGAAATACAACTTCTCCATCACAGAGGAGGCGGTGTCCGCCTGCAACAACAAAATAAAG atCACTCAGGAGGTGGGTTCTGGGCTCTTTGCGGATTTCTCCAGCGTTCAGTTTGTCAACATCTCGGGCATGATCAACTCTCTGGACCCCAGTGCGGGAACGATCACCTACCGCCAGGAAATGATTTACAAATTCTCCTGCCGCTATCCACTCCAGTACTTGGTCAACAACACTGAGATGACCGT GTCTGGGGTGAGCCTAGCAGTCAAAGACAGCAATGGGAGTTTCATCAGTACCCTGAGTATGACGCTCTACTCG GACAGGTTCTACACAACCCAGCTCAAGGTCCCTGAGGGAGGCTTGACGTTGAAGACACGCATCTTTGTGGAGGTCAAGGCCACCAATCTCACGGGAAG GTTCAACGTGTTGTTGGACCGATGCTATGCCACAACCAGTCCTTACCCCGTCAACAGCACTTATTATGACCTCTTTGTTGG GTGTAACCGGGATGGCCAGACGGTGATGGGGGTCAATGGGCAACAGCAGGAAGCTCGTTTCTCATTTGAGGCCTTCCGCTTCGTCCAGCACAAGAACAGGACGTTGTCCACTTTCTACCTGCACTGCTCTACCAGACTCTGTGAGAGGTCCGTCTGCACCTCCCTGCAACAG AACTGCACGGACATCATCAGCTCAAGGAGGAAGCGGGAGGTCCAGGACACGTCTGTGACCGACACAGCCACAGTCAGCTCCGGCCCCATCCGCACCCAAGTGGACAACG TTGTCGAGCAGTTGGGTGGAAAACACAGATCCTTGCAGGGTGTTGCCATAGCAGCAGGGATTGTTGGCGCGCTCTGTATCTCCATGGTAGCCTTCATTGCGTACTGGATCGTTGTGCCAAGGACCATTGGGGCTACAAAAGAGTGA